The proteins below are encoded in one region of Phyllopteryx taeniolatus isolate TA_2022b chromosome 11, UOR_Ptae_1.2, whole genome shotgun sequence:
- the vsir gene encoding V-type immunoglobulin domain-containing suppressor of T-cell activation yields MESGLLGSKTMLFWCSWLVLSSSGATSKTSHSFSSLSISTPHLYWTCPEGATFKPDCVQTGVPLDPADVVKHAWLFTPHSDQHCMGPLGPRHMTYGHSHGNHSLPPGLKFGYSNNNLRMVLQNVTIADQGRYCCMVLDFQQDHKHNSLVQSSHSHVVLHVTPRRNGSQECTVIDLKLPGVAVPVAVAIAACILALLSLPVILLLVYRQRQNSHSNRRAQELVRMDSEAQGHENPVFLGESPKVKTRTVAQIMTRQSSGTGHHLLSEPGTPMSPAAHGDVFFPVEDTIPESPDILLL; encoded by the exons ATGGAGTCCGGATTACTTGGGAGTAAAACGATGTTGTTTTGGTGCAGTTGGCTTGTGCTGTCCTCAAGCGGAG CTACCAGTAAAACATCCCATTCTTTCTCTTCACTGAGCATTTCCACCCCTCACCTTTACTGGACCTGTCCGGAAGGGGCAACTTTCAAACCTGACTGTGTCCAGACAGGGGTCCCCTTGGACCCCGCTGATGTCGTAAAACACGCCTGGCTTTTCACGCCACATAGTGACCAACACTGCATGGGACCGTTGGGCCCGCGCCACATGACGTACGGTCATTCACATGGAAACCACAGCTTGCCACCAGGGTTGAAATTTGGATATTCAAATAACAACCTCAGGATGGTTCTACAGAACGTGACCATTGCCGACCAAGGGCGATACTGCTGTATGGTCCTGGACTTTCAGCAGGACCATAAACACAATAGCCTTGTGCAGAGTTCCCACAGTCATGTTGTACTCCATGTGACACCAC GAAGAAATGGATCTCAAGAATGTACAGTCATAGATCTTAAACTACCTGGAG TGGCTGTCCCAGTGGCTGTGGCCATAGCAGCCTGCATCTTGGCTCTACTTTCGCTGCCTGTCATTCTGCTACTTGTCTACAGACAGAGGCAGAACAGCCATTCGAACAGAC GTGCACAAGAGCTGGTGAGGATGGACAG TGAAGCTCAGGGCCATGAGAACCCAGTGTTTCTTGGGGAGTCACCAAAAGTGAAGACCCGTACCGTTGCGCAAATTATGACGAGGCAGTCCTCGGGGACAGGCCACCATCTGTTATCTGAACCAGGAACCCCCATGTCTCCTGCTGCACATGGGGATGTTTTCTTTCCAGTAGAAG ACACCATCCCCGAGTCTCCAGACATCCTTCTGCTTTAA